From the Euphorbia lathyris chromosome 6, ddEupLath1.1, whole genome shotgun sequence genome, one window contains:
- the LOC136232496 gene encoding pentatricopeptide repeat-containing protein At3g49240, mitochondrial: MALSKPAFFSHFKAIAAHHHHNLRRPLPSFISLRFLSFASPEEAAAERRRRKRRLRIEPPLSSLHRSQQQSQTQQTPKPIQNPNAPKLPEPISEVSGKRLDLHNRILTLIRENDLEEAALFTRHSIYSNCRPTIYTVNAVLNAQLRQSKYSDLLSLHRFIIQAGVAPNIITHNLIFQTYLDCRKPDTALEHYKQLINDAPFSPSPTTYRIMIKGLVDNGKIEKALELKEEMISIKGFSPDPLIYHYLMVGCVRNSDSDGVFKLFEELKEKTGGIVEDGVVFGALMKGYFMKGMEKEAMELYKEAVEENNNSSVKMNAVAYNSVLDALCKNNKFDEALKLFDRMKEEHNPPSRLAVNLGSFNVMVDGYCAQGRFEVAIDVFRKMGDYRCIPDVLSFNNLMDQLCKNGMLDKAEELYGEMEGKSVKPDEYTFSLLMDTCLEADRVDDGAAYFRNMVDSSLRPNLAVYNRLINKLVMSEKIDEAKSFYDLMVKKLKMDNPTYKFMMETLANKKGLDELLKMVDAMLEDEAIDFDSELQEFAKELLEKENRAMELTELMEKKEREKAEAKAKEVEAAEASKRSAKAAIASLLPSKLFGNKESENKDETVEEADVLNGDETVAKNDASTEQEQQLTL, encoded by the coding sequence ATGGCGCTCTCTAAACCAGCCTTCTTTTCCCACTTCAAAGCTATCGCCGCCCATCACCACCACAACCTCCGCCGTCCTTTGCCTTCTTTCATTTCTCTCAGGTTCCTCTCTTTCGCATCCCCTGAAGAAGCTGCAGCAGAACGTCGTCGCCGTAAGCGCCGTCTCCGCATTGAACCTCCTCTGTCGTCTCTCCACCGTTCTCAACAACAATCACAAACCCAACAAACCCCAAAACCTATTCAAAACCCTAATGCCCCTAAACTCCCCGAACCCATCTCTGAAGTTTCCGGCAAACGCCTCGATCTCCATAACCGAATCTTAACCCTAATCCGCGAGAATGACCTTGAGGAGGCCGCGCTTTTTACGCGGCATTCAATCTACTCCAATTGCCGCCCCACTATCTACACTGTCAACGCCGTTCTTAATGCTCAGCTTCGTCAATCTAAATATTCCGATCTCCTTTCTCTCCACCGGTTTATCATTCAGGCTGGTGTCGCTCCCAATATAATTACCCACAATTTGATCTTTCAGACTTATCTTGATTGCCGGAAGCCCGATACGGCGCTTGAACACTATAAGCAGCTAATCAATGATGCTCCTTTCAGTCCCTCTCCTACCACTTATCGTATTATGATAAAAGGGTTAGTGGACAATGGTAAGATCGAGAAAGCGTTGGAATTGAAAGAGGAGATGATAAGTATTAAGGGCTTCTCTCCAGACCCGCttatttatcattatttgaTGGTTGGTTGCGTGAGAAATTCAGATTCAGATGGGGTTTTCAAGCTGTTTGAAGAGTTGAAGGAGAAGACTGGTGGAATTGTTGAGGATGGAGTGGTTTTTGGGGCTTTAATGAAGGGGTATTTCATGAAGGGAATGGAGAAAGAGGCAATGGAACTTTATAAGGAAGCTGTGGAGGAGAATAACAATTCCTCTGTTAAAATGAATGCTGTTGCTTATAATTCTGTATTGGATGCATTGTGCAAGAACAATAAGTTTGATGAGGCTTTGAAGTTATTTGATAGGATGAAAGAAGAACATAATCCTCCTAGTCGTTTAGCTGTTAATTTGGGGAGCTTTAATGTTATGGTAGATGGATACTGTGCACAAGGGAGATTTGAGGTTGCTATTGATGTTTTCAGGAAGATGGGTGATTACAGATGCATTCCTGATGTTCTGTCCTTCAATAACTTGATGGACCAGTTATGCAAAAATGGAATGTTGGATAAAGCTGAGGAGCTCTATGGAGAAATGGAAGGTAAGAGCGTGAAGCCGGACGAATATACTTTTAGTCTTCTAATGGATACTTGCTTGGAAGCTGATAGAGTTGATGATGGAGCTGCATACTTTAGAAACATGGTGGATTCAAGCTTGAGACCTAACCTAGCAGTTTATAATAGATTGATAAATAAATTGGTTATGTCCGAAAAGATTGACGAGGCAAAATCGTTTTACGATTTGATGGTGAAGAAGCTCAAAATGGATAATCCTACCTATAAGTTTATGATGGAAACATTGGCTAATAAAAAGGGTTTGGATGAGTTGCTTAAAATGgttgatgcaatgttggaagaTGAGGCAATTGATTTCGATTCGGAGTTGCAGGAATTTGCTAAGGAATTACTAGAAAAGGAGAATAGAGCAATGGAGTTAACTGAGCTTATGGAGAAAAAAGAGAGGGAGAAAGCTGAAGCTAAGGCTAAGGAGGTTGAGGCTGCTGAGGCTTCTAAGAGAAGTGCTAAAGCTGCTATAGCTTCTTTGCTTCCATCTAAATTGTTTGGAAACAAAGAAAGTGAGAACAAAGATGAAACAGTTGAGGAAGCTGATGTTTTAAATGGTGATGAGACAGTTGCAAAGAATGATGCTTCAACTGAGCAGGAGCAGCAGCTAACACTTTGA